The Vallitalea okinawensis region ATAGGTTGACCGTTAGAATCCAATAACGGTTGACCATCTACAGTAATCTTAGCTGCATTAACATACTCAAATTGGATTAGACTCAAAACCACCGATGCTCGTAATAAAAGTGCTTCATTTGAATCCAGTTCATTAAAGTTAGAATTGTAATCAATAATAACGGATTTATTATCTTTGTTAAAATCCACTTTATTCATTTCAACGGTATCTGGAATACTTGGAAGTAAATTTGAATCAGCTAGATCAGTACTTAATAATTCTAGTACATTACTAATATTCGTTATGCTTCCATATCGATCTCTATCATACACAATCTCTTCTTCAACTAATTTAGTCTTTTCACTATTAATATAATATAAGATGATTGTTGATTCATCAACTATAGCTTCATTCTCAGCATCTTCCCCTACTATTTCATCTTGCTCAGCCTTAAACCTTAAATCTTCTTTGCACCCCATAAGGAACATCAAACTACACACTAATACCGAACTTAAAGTTAGTGTAAAAAATAACTTATGTTTCAAATTTAACACCGCCTCTCTCTAGCTATGACATGGTACAATCTGATAAATTTTTTCATTTCCCTTACTTTGATTATACCTTTTGACGTCGCAATGGTATGGTTACATAAAAACGTGTACCTATACCTTCTTCACTGTCTAAAGAAATGCTCCCCTTATGCAAAAGTATAGATCGATGGGCTATTGATAAACCTAGCCCTGTTCCACCTGTAGCTCGATCTCTTGTTTTATCAACCCGATAAAAACGCTGAAAGAGTTTATCAAAATGATCTTCCGGTATCCCAATACCTGTATCTGTAACAGTTATAAAGGCTTCATCATGGCCTGCATCCAGGGTTACAATAACTTTTCCTCTGTCCCTATTGTACTTAATACCATTTTCAATTAAGTTAGAAATTGCGAGTGTTATTTTCATTTCGTCAATATCAGCTTCAACTTGACGATTTGTTTCGAAAATTAAATCAATGTTTCTATTTTCGGCCAAAGGTTGTAAACGTTTAAGTATTTTCTCAACAAGTTCATTTAAGTTTAATTTGGTTATGTTAAGTACCTTTTCTTTTTCGTCTAAACGTACAAGGGTCAGTAAATCATTTATAATTGCAGTTTGTCTATCTATCTCGTTATTGATGTCATTTAAAAACTCTTTATATAACTCTTCTGGCACATTATCTTGTAACAATAAAGATTCAGTTAAGACTTTAATAGAACTTAAAGGAGTCTTCAACTCATGAGAAACATTAGAAACAAATTCAGATCGAGATTGATCAATATCGTATAACCTGTCCGTCATTTGATTGAAGGCTTTTCCTAACTCAGCAAATTCATCATTTTTCTTAATGTCCACCTTTTCATCTAAATGTCCTTTAGAAATATTCTTTATAGCTTTTAGCAGTTCGTGCAAAGGTTTTACAAATACACCAGTAAAATAGATATATAAAATAGCCACAATAATACCAATAATAATTAATAGATTAAATATAATATCTTGAATAACAGTTATCATTGCATATATGTCCTTCAATGAAGAGGATACGATGACAACCCCATCAACTGCCCCAGTCTTGTTTGAAATAGGTGTAAAGACATTAACTACATCTTGAACATACTTAATACTCTCTTTATCTGAAAGAGCTTTAACAATTTCTTCATTAACAAGCAGCTTATTATTCTCAACCCGTTGAGTATCATAGATGACAGAACCTTGATAATCTAATACCATAACCCGGATGTTATAAATATCACTGATATTATCAAGATCATCTTTTAATTCTCCTGAACCATTATGGAGATACCCATTTGCTTCTATATCTCTAGAAATATAGTTAGAATACCGCTTCAACTCTACTTCTTTTTCTTCACTAAAATAGATTTCTAAACTGGTATAAAGGATATTTGAAAATACAAGTATGGAACTAAAATAAATGAAAATATAAACTAAAGTCATTTTGAACCTAAAAGAGCTGTACCACTTTACACCATCAGTCTTTAAAATAATAACCAACTCCCCATTTTGTGTAAATGTACATTGGATCACTTGGATTAGGTTCTATCTTCTCTCTTAGTCGACGAACATGAACATCAACTGTTCTAACATCTCCTGGGTAATCATAACCCCAGACAACATCTAGAAGTTTTTCACGGCTGTATACCTTTCCAGGGTTCATTGCTAATAATTCCAATAAATCAAATTCTTTTGCTGTTAGATTAATTTCTTTTTCTTCAACAAAAACTCTACGACTATCAAAATCTAGTTTCAAGCTACCTATTTGTAATCCATGGTTATCTTTTTCTGTTTCTTTAGCATGAGTTCTTCTTAATACAGCCTTTATACGTGCCTTTAATTCTAAAATATTAAATGGCTTCGTCATGTAATCATCTGCACCATATTCAAGACCCATAATTTTATCCATATCCTCACCTTTTGCAGTAAGCATAATAATTGGTAAGGTTGAAAATTCTCTAATCTGCTGACAAACGTTTAAACCATCTATCTTTGGAAGCATTAGATCAAGAACTAATAAATCATAGCTATTCTCTTTTACTAATTCTAATGCTGTTTCACCATCATATGCTACATCAACTTCCATACTATCTTGTTCAAGGCTGAATTTAATTCCTTTTACTATCAGCTTTTCATCATCTACAACTAAAACTTTCTTTGCCATTTGATAGCCCCCTAACTTTATACTAAATTCTAAGAACTACTTAGTAATTTCATTTTTAATACTTTCAAATGTAGCTTCACCAATACCATTGACATACTTTAATTCTTCAAGAGTTTGGAAAGCTCCATTTTCTTCACGATAATTAATAATCTTTGTTGCTGTGGATTCACCAATGCCTTTTAATGTCATTAATTCTATTTTACTTGCTGTATTAATATTAATCAACCCATCAATGGTATCAATTTTAATATTATCTGCAATTAAATTCATTATTTCATTAGGATCATCACTTTTTGATGGAATATATATCTTCTGTCCATCTTTAATTTTTGCTGCTAGATTAATGTATTTCAAGTCTGCTTCATCTGATAAATCACCTGCAGCTTTAATAGCATCTTCAACTCGACTATCTTTTTCCAATGTATACACAACATCTGGATGCGCAACTGCTCCTGAAACATGTACTTTAATTAATTCAATCTCTGATTCTTCTATTGGACTTATTTCTTGTATCTGAGATATATCTTCTCTATTATTGGCTTCCATAGAATTTGAAGAACCTTCCTTTTCATCATTTGTATAAATCTTAATGTTTTTATCTATACTTATGATGTATGCAAAACAGCTAATGACAAAACCTATAACAAATACTGTAGTAATAATAACAGATTTGTTTGTATACTTCAAAAAAATCCCCTCCATTTACATAAAAATTAAAATCCAATTAATACTTTTAACAATTTTGTCACATCTGAAGCTTTTATTTAAAGCGAATTTTTGATATACTGATTAAAGCAGAAAGGAGTTTTTACATGAAAAAAAGGATAGCTGCTATTTTTTTTGTCTTCATATGTTTTTTTAATTTCTCATTTTCTATAAGCTATGCTGCTGCACCAGGTATTTCTGCTGGAGCTGCGATTTTAATGGATGCTGAAACCGGGGAGGTATTATATTCTAGAAATGCAGACAAAGTTCTTTATCCCGCCAGTATAACAAAGGTTATGACCGCTTTACTGGCTGCTGAAAAAGGTAATCTGGATGATGTTGTAACGATGAGTTTTGAGGCTGTATTTAGTATAGAACGAGGTAGTAGTCATATTGCTTTAGATGTTGACGAAGAAATTACTTTAGAACAAGCTTTAAATGGCTTATTATTAATGTCTGCTAACGATGCTGCAAATGGTATCGCTGAGTACATAGGTGGATCCATAGAAGGCTTTGCAGAAATAATGACGAGTAAAGCTAAAGAATTAGGCGCTATGAATACTAACTTTGTTAATCCCCATGGCTTATATGATGAAAACCATTATACAACTGCTTATGATATGGCTTTAATTGCTCGGGAAGCCTTAAAGTATAATACCTTTAGAAATATAATTAGCACAACGTCTTTTGAAATACCACCTACTAATAAACAAGAAGAAACCCGTTATCTTTATAATCAGCATAAGATGCTAGAAAATCCTGTACATCGCTCAACCTATTTTTTTGATGGTGTAATCGGCGGTAAAACTGGTTATACAGATCAATCTCAACATACACTTGTCACTTATGCAGAACAGGATGGTACAACATTAATATGTGTTATTATGAATGCAGATACCCAAACCGTCATGTATACAGATACTGTCAATCTCTTTAATTACGGTTTTAATGAAGTTTCTAAATTGCAGTTAAATAAAGCGCATCAAGTAGTTGACACACTTCCCATATATAATGACGTTGATGGCGAAGGTAAAGGTATGAATAAATTGGGTTATGTAGATGTTATTGCATTAGAAGAATTTATCTATTACGGAAATACTGAAATGTCAGAAGAAGATGTCATCAAAAAGTTATCTTTCGGTGATCCATTATTATCTCCTGTTTACAAAGATGAGCCAATCGGTGACTTGCAGTATATTTACCAAGGAACTGTTATCGGTTCAGTTCCATTGGTTGCTGGACAAACTTATGAAAAAGTAGATACTTCTTTAATATCAACGCTGCAACAAGATATTTCTGTAACTCCCGATAATGGATATGTTGATATTATTTATTTAGGTGTAATTATAATTGCGTTATTCTTTGCATTAATTTTATTATGGCGTATTATTAGACATGTGAGAAGGGGCTAAAATTCCCTTCTTATTCTATTTCCATAATCAATTATTTCACGTTCATATTCTTCTTTCATTAATTCGGATGTGAATAAGAAGTCTGCGGTGGCTATGTTCATAGCACATGGAATATCATATAATACTGCTATACGAAGAAGTGCCTTAACATCAGGGTCATGTGGTTGAGCTTCTAATGGATCCCAGAAGAATACAATGAAATCTATATCACCTTCAATAATTCTAGAACCAATTTGTTGGTCACCCCCAAGAGGTCCTGATTTAAATGTTGCTACAGGTAAGTTTGTTTCACCTGAGATCATAGTACCCGTTGTTCCTGTTCCAAATAAAAAATGTGTTCCTAAAACTTCTCTATTTCTTTTAACCCAATCAAGCAGGTCTTTTTTCCTTTTGTCATGAGCAACTAAAGCAATTTTCTTTTGCTGTCCCATTCTAACTTTTATTGACATATAAATTCTCCTTTCCTGAGAATATGCTGTTCAAAATAATTTTTTGTGACACAATAACATTGTAACGAAAAAAAAACAAAAAAACAACACAAAATTGTGAAGTTTAAGTTATGACCACTTTTTAATAGAACCTTATAGAGGATTTCCAGCGTCTCAAATAGATAAGAGTTCAATTAAGTCATTTTTGTGTTATAATCATTTATAATAGAGCTAAGGCATATTAATCAATAAATCATTAACTCGCTATATTTATGTCTTATGCCTTAAATTTATACACATCTGGTAAATTCATAATTACACTAAAAGTTGTTATATGAATTTACCTCACATAAATTGAGGAGTGAATGTAAATGCATCAATATGGATTTGTTCGAGTAGGTTGTGCTGTTCCTACACTTAAAGTTGGAGACTGTATCAATAATGGGAATATTGTTATCGAATTAATCAACGAAGCCCATAACTTAGATATTGAAGTGTTAGTCTTTCCTGAATTAGCTATAAGCGGTTATACCTGCGGTGATCTTTTTATGCAGAGTAAAATACTTGATGAATCAGAAAAGCAATTAGACCGAATTGTTAAACATAGTGTTAACAAAAATATGTTGATTGTCATTGGTGTTGCTGTTAAAAGTGATAATCAGGTCTTTAATGCATCAGCCATCATCAATAATGGTCGTCTTTTAGGGCTCATCCCAAAAACTTACTTACCCAATTATAATGAATACTATGAAAAACGTTGGTTTTCTTCAGATATTACACGGGCATCTGATACCATTGATATATGTAATGCAAAAGTGCCTTTTGGTACAGACCTTCTTTTTAAACATAAAGCTATGAAAGAACTGGTGGTAGCTGTTGAGATATGTGAGGACTTATGGGTACCTATTCCACCAAGTAGTTATGCTGCGTTAAGCGGAGCAATACTACTTTTGAATACCTCCGCTAGTAATGAACTGGTTGGTAAGAGTGAATTCAGAAGAAATCTAGTTCGTTCACAATCTTCAAGTTGTATTGCTGCCTATGCTTATTGTTCTTCAGGCTTTGGTGAATCAACAACAGATGTCGTCTATAGTGGTCATAGCCTCATAGCTGAAAACGGTAGGATATTAGCTGAAACTGAACGTTTTCAAATCAATAGCCAAATCACCTATACGGATATTGATATTGAAAAAATGAGTCTGGACCGCTTTAAATCCCCAGGATTCACAGAGCATATTGCAGCAGTTGGACGTGTAAAAGAATTTCGTGAAATTGAGTTCTCAACAAAAAGCTTTGTAGATGAGCTCGTTCGCCCTATCAGCCCGACACCATTTATACCAACAGATAATCAAGTCCGCGATCATCGTTTAGAAGAAATTTTTTCTATTCAAACCCTTGGACTTGCTAAACGCATTAAGCATGTGGGTAATGATAAGGTTGTAATTGGTATCTCAGGTGGTCTTGACTCAACACTTGCTTTACTCGTTTGTGTTAAGACCTATGATTTATTGGGTATGGATCGAAAAAATATAATTGGTATAACCATGCCTGGTTTCGGTACAACAGACCGAACTTATTATAATGCATTAACTATGATGAAGGAACTAGGCATTACTCAACTTGAGATTTCTATCAAAGATGCTTGTTTGCAACACTTTAAAGATATTGACCATGATCCTGATGTACACAATATCACTTATGAAAATGTACAAGCTAGAGAAAGAACTCAAATATTGATGGATTATGCTAATAAAGTAAATGGATTTGTTATAGGAACAGGTGATTTATCTGAATTAGCATTAGGTTGGGCAACCTACAATGGTGATCATATGTCCATGTATGCTGTCAATACTTCTATTCCTAAAACTCTTATCAAATACCTTGTTGCTTGGGTGGCAGATCATGAAGTGAATGAAAATGTTAAGCGAACATTAATAGACGTGGTGGATACTCCTGTAAGTCCAGAATTATTACCACCTGATGAAGAAGGTAATATCAAACAGAAAACTGAGGAATCAGTCGGTCCTTATGAATTACATGATTTCTTCTTATTTAATATTGTGCGACAAGGTTTTGGACCAAGAAAAATTTTCTTTTTAGCCCAGAGTGCATTTGAAGATATCTATGATGATTCTACTATTTATAAATGGCTAAGAACCTTTTATTGGCGATTCTTCTCGCAGCAATTTAAGCGTTCATGCCTACCTGATGGTCCAAAAGTAGGAACCCTATCGCTATCCCCTCGTGGTGATTGGCGCATGCCTAGTGATGCCTCAGTAAACATGTGGCTTAGAGAAATGGATGAGATTAAAGAAGAGCTTTTATAAAAGATAAAAAGGCAGCACTCAAACATTTTGTTTGTGCTGCTTTTTGCTTTCTGTAGTAAGTACTAGGCTTAGCTTTATTATTTCATATATTGACTTAATGATTCCCTCTGTATACCCTTACGATCTACCATAGCATCAGAAGTTACAAGTGCATTTAAAACACTTTCTTCAGTCGCTTCCTTCACACCTCTGAATACATAGTCCATGTAGTTTTCATGCAACATATCCAAAGGCATTAATGGATCATTCGTGTAATGGTTCATTCTATTCTTCGTCGTGAAACCAAGTACAACATCTCCACTACCATTGCTGATATAAGAACCTGTTCTACTGAGACCTACGACTGCTCGTTTACACATACGTTTAAGCTGCCTATGAGTCATTGGTAAATCTGTAGCAATGATGATGATAACAGACCCTCTATCCTCTTCATTTATTAAAGCTTGATCCATACAGATGATTTCTCGTCCTATAGGTTCACCATCTACTAACAAATCCTTCTTTTCTCCAAAATTAGTTAAGGCTAATACACCCACAGTAAAATTGCCATTATCTAATTCAATGTCTCTAGATGAAGTACCAATTCCTCCTTTAAGTCCATAACAGCACATACCAGTGCCTGCTCCAACGGCACCTTCCTCAAAATCAACATCTGCTGAAAGAATAGCTTTAAAAATGTGCTCCTTTTTTATATGTTTACCCCTTATATCGTTAATTCTTCCATCATTACATTCGCAAATAACGGGATTAACTGTTCCTGTTGTATCCCCAATGTCTTCATTCGTTTCTAGCATATAATCTACTAAGCTGTCAAAAGCCATTCCAACACTAAGTGTATTTGTTAAAATGATGGGAGTTTCAAGAGTACCTAACTCTTCAATTTGAACTAACCCCGTTGACTTTCCAAAACCATTAATAACATGGCTTGCTGCAAATACTTTTTCTTTAAATATATTTCCCTCATGAGGTAAAACTGCTGTCACACCAGTTTTCTTTGCTTCATCTAGTAAAGTAACATGCCCAACCTTAACACCTTGTACATCAGTTATAGCATTTCTAACACCAGTTTTTAATTCCCCTATTTTAATACCATAATCTCTTATTCGTCTCCTTGATTGCATACTACAATCTTCCTTTCGAACTTTTTTTACCTGGTTTATTATGATTTATAAAAGAGTCCGTACTCATCATTATATTTTTCCAAAACATTAAGATTTTCCTCTACTTGTTCATGATGAGTTGCCGCATATTCCATAATAATAGTTTGTAGAATAGTCATGACCCCTACTGATACATCTAGGTTGAAAGTATATTCTTCATGAACAGGAATAATCACGTTGTAGTCACTAAATGGTCTTATTGGTGATAGGATGCTATCCGTTATTCCAAAAACTTTACTACCATTTTCTTTAAACATTTTAGTTAGTTGAACAACATGTTTTGAATATCGCGGAAAGCTTAAGGCAATAACAAAACTATCTTCATCACAATTTTTGACGACATTAAGAATATTACCATGATTATGAGTAACAATGTTGACATTTGGTATAATACGTGTCAAATTATATCCAAAATATTCTGCCATACCCGCTGAACTTTCAAAACCAGTAATAATGATCTTATTATGCGATTCAATATCTGATATAACTTTGTTGATGATCTCATCAGGAAGTACACTACTAACCGATTTAATGATCTTAATATTATTCGCCATAACAATGGATTTAGTTGATTCATCATTTAAACGCATACCGAATCTTTCAAGCTTATCAATGGTTGTAATCTCTTCTTTTACATACTCTCGTATTTCTTTAACCATTTCCAAATAACCTGAATAACCTAAAGCATTTGCTAATCGAATAACTGTTGCTTCGCTGGTTCCTACTTTTTTCCCTAGTTCTATGCTGGACAAAAAAACGGCTGTTTTATAATTCTTTGCTACATATTCTGCTAGTTGCTTTTGTTTCTTCGTTAATTGTCTACCATATTGTTCATATCGTTGAAAGAATGATCCACCCATAGCACTTCTCCTTTTTACATTTTATTCAAACCTATTATAACAGAGATCTTCCTATATTAGAAGGATATAAGCGAGGCACTATTAATGTATTTACTAATGAAACCGATAAATAATATATGGAACCTAAACACAAAGTACACCTGAGGGGAGGAATTAATAATGGATATTGCCGCGTTGAGTACTGCTATGAGCCAAATGTCTTTAGCTCAAGAAGTTAGTGTTGCAGTTACTAGTAAAGCAATGGATATGACAGAGCAAACTGGTGACGCAATGCGACACATGCTAGAACAAAGTGTAACACCTCATATAGGTGGAAATATTGATATACAAGTTTAGGAATATTATTGCACAAAGGAGTACTAATTTCTCTTAGTACTCCTTTACATAAATATGCTAACTATGCTTCTATATACAGCTTCTTAACAATCTCTTCAATATCAGTCTCGCTTATGCTAAAGTCTATAACATTTACTTTCTTAAGCATGTATCCCATAATTTCTGACACTGATATCTTTTCACGATTAAAAGTAATCTTAATAACATTCTCTTCTTTAGATGCGTTTAAATTCTCTTCGCTGAGATTAAAAACTTGATTGAGATTAGCCAATACCTCTTCATCACCAATTGATTCTCTAATTTCAATGGTGACAGTTCGTGTATAGCCATACTCCTTTTTAATTTTTTCGATTTCACCATCGTATATGATTTTACCTTTGTCAATGATAATGATTCGATTACATAATTCTTCAATATCACTCATATCATGAGTTGTTAATATAATAGTTGTCTTATATTTTTGATTCATATCCTTAATAGCTGTTCTAATACGCTCTTTCACTACTACATCTAGACCTATTGTTGGTTCATCGAGATACAGAACTTTAGGATTATGTAACATGGCTGCCGCTAAATCAGCTCTCATTCTCTGACCAAGAGATAATGTTCTAACAGTCTTATCCATAAATTGGTCTATTTCTAAAACCTCTTTGAAGTAATTCAAACGCTCCTGATAATCCTCGTCAGATACTTCATAAATCTCCTTCAAAATAGAATATGTTTCTCCTAAAGGCAAATCCCACCAAAGCTGTGTTTTTTGCCCGAATACGACCCCAATATTTTTAGCATTATCAATCCTATTATCATAGGGGACTTTTCCATTGACAATACACGCTCCTGATGAAGGCACTAAGATACCTGTCATCATTTTGATTGTTGTTGATTTCCCTGCTCCATTGGCACCTATATACCCTATGATCTCACCTTCATCGATGTCAAAGGATACTTGATCAACTGCTTTTGTTAAGGTGTAATCACGATGAAATAAAGATTTAACCGTTCCTTTTAAACCTTTTCCTCTCGTATAATTTTTAAATTCTTTTGTTAGATTTTCTACTCTTATCATACAATGTCCCCCTAATTTCCTACACTTTCATATGCTTTAATACCTTTTAGCCAAGTCATATATGCAATAACTGTTGTAATCGTACCAATCCCACATGTCATGAGCAGACAATACATCAAAGAGTTCTTGCCTAGAAAATAAGATGCTGGAATATACGCAGTTAAGGCGAATGGTATGATGTACGTAATAAATAACCGGATACTTTTATGATATATTTCAATAGGGTATTTAGCAAAACTACTTGTATTATAAAACATAAATAAAATGGATTGACTCCTTTTAATCCAGAACGCTAATGATGCAAAAAATAGTTTGATAGACGTATAAATTAAAGTTGCAAAAAGTACCATAATGATTAATGCCATCATATTGACAAAGTTTAATGTTACGTCACAGTTCTTGACACCTATGCTAAATAGAATGATACCTATGATTACCTCA contains the following coding sequences:
- a CDS encoding NAD(+) synthase; translated protein: MHQYGFVRVGCAVPTLKVGDCINNGNIVIELINEAHNLDIEVLVFPELAISGYTCGDLFMQSKILDESEKQLDRIVKHSVNKNMLIVIGVAVKSDNQVFNASAIINNGRLLGLIPKTYLPNYNEYYEKRWFSSDITRASDTIDICNAKVPFGTDLLFKHKAMKELVVAVEICEDLWVPIPPSSYAALSGAILLLNTSASNELVGKSEFRRNLVRSQSSSCIAAYAYCSSGFGESTTDVVYSGHSLIAENGRILAETERFQINSQITYTDIDIEKMSLDRFKSPGFTEHIAAVGRVKEFREIEFSTKSFVDELVRPISPTPFIPTDNQVRDHRLEEIFSIQTLGLAKRIKHVGNDKVVIGISGGLDSTLALLVCVKTYDLLGMDRKNIIGITMPGFGTTDRTYYNALTMMKELGITQLEISIKDACLQHFKDIDHDPDVHNITYENVQARERTQILMDYANKVNGFVIGTGDLSELALGWATYNGDHMSMYAVNTSIPKTLIKYLVAWVADHEVNENVKRTLIDVVDTPVSPELLPPDEEGNIKQKTEESVGPYELHDFFLFNIVRQGFGPRKIFFLAQSAFEDIYDDSTIYKWLRTFYWRFFSQQFKRSCLPDGPKVGTLSLSPRGDWRMPSDASVNMWLREMDEIKEELL
- a CDS encoding ABC transporter permease, translating into MRRYLKLYGMFISQYIKIIMQSKADFIIGFLAFFLIQASGIAFIYLLFSQIPDLKGWSFYELILIYGFAQIPRGIDHMFMDYIWLLAGHVIVRGEFDKYLLRPMNPLFQLISERFQADGAGEVIIGIILFSIGVKNCDVTLNFVNMMALIIMVLFATLIYTSIKLFFASLAFWIKRSQSILFMFYNTSSFAKYPIEIYHKSIRLFITYIIPFALTAYIPASYFLGKNSLMYCLLMTCGIGTITTVIAYMTWLKGIKAYESVGN
- a CDS encoding YjfB family protein, whose amino-acid sequence is MDIAALSTAMSQMSLAQEVSVAVTSKAMDMTEQTGDAMRHMLEQSVTPHIGGNIDIQV
- a CDS encoding helix-hairpin-helix domain-containing protein produces the protein MKYTNKSVIITTVFVIGFVISCFAYIISIDKNIKIYTNDEKEGSSNSMEANNREDISQIQEISPIEESEIELIKVHVSGAVAHPDVVYTLEKDSRVEDAIKAAGDLSDEADLKYINLAAKIKDGQKIYIPSKSDDPNEIMNLIADNIKIDTIDGLININTASKIELMTLKGIGESTATKIINYREENGAFQTLEELKYVNGIGEATFESIKNEITK
- a CDS encoding D-alanyl-D-alanine carboxypeptidase family protein codes for the protein MKKRIAAIFFVFICFFNFSFSISYAAAPGISAGAAILMDAETGEVLYSRNADKVLYPASITKVMTALLAAEKGNLDDVVTMSFEAVFSIERGSSHIALDVDEEITLEQALNGLLLMSANDAANGIAEYIGGSIEGFAEIMTSKAKELGAMNTNFVNPHGLYDENHYTTAYDMALIAREALKYNTFRNIISTTSFEIPPTNKQEETRYLYNQHKMLENPVHRSTYFFDGVIGGKTGYTDQSQHTLVTYAEQDGTTLICVIMNADTQTVMYTDTVNLFNYGFNEVSKLQLNKAHQVVDTLPIYNDVDGEGKGMNKLGYVDVIALEEFIYYGNTEMSEEDVIKKLSFGDPLLSPVYKDEPIGDLQYIYQGTVIGSVPLVAGQTYEKVDTSLISTLQQDISVTPDNGYVDIIYLGVIIIALFFALILLWRIIRHVRRG
- a CDS encoding GerMN domain-containing protein → MKHKLFFTLTLSSVLVCSLMFLMGCKEDLRFKAEQDEIVGEDAENEAIVDESTIILYYINSEKTKLVEEEIVYDRDRYGSITNISNVLELLSTDLADSNLLPSIPDTVEMNKVDFNKDNKSVIIDYNSNFNELDSNEALLLRASVVLSLIQFEYVNAAKITVDGQPLLDSNGQPIGYLDQNDIIITGDDYLLNSETHSINLYFTNKNRTALVLETREVQLELGQTLPQVILEELIKGPTDPELQATIPQESIVNEVFTSDGICYIDFNKNFVQGQLTSRVSDELIIFSIVNSLTDLATVNQVQFLVDGVMIPKYNSIENFDKVFSRNLDIIEK
- a CDS encoding sensor histidine kinase; protein product: MTLVYIFIYFSSILVFSNILYTSLEIYFSEEKEVELKRYSNYISRDIEANGYLHNGSGELKDDLDNISDIYNIRVMVLDYQGSVIYDTQRVENNKLLVNEEIVKALSDKESIKYVQDVVNVFTPISNKTGAVDGVVIVSSSLKDIYAMITVIQDIIFNLLIIIGIIVAILYIYFTGVFVKPLHELLKAIKNISKGHLDEKVDIKKNDEFAELGKAFNQMTDRLYDIDQSRSEFVSNVSHELKTPLSSIKVLTESLLLQDNVPEELYKEFLNDINNEIDRQTAIINDLLTLVRLDEKEKVLNITKLNLNELVEKILKRLQPLAENRNIDLIFETNRQVEADIDEMKITLAISNLIENGIKYNRDRGKVIVTLDAGHDEAFITVTDTGIGIPEDHFDKLFQRFYRVDKTRDRATGGTGLGLSIAHRSILLHKGSISLDSEEGIGTRFYVTIPLRRQKV
- a CDS encoding methylglyoxal synthase; translation: MSIKVRMGQQKKIALVAHDKRKKDLLDWVKRNREVLGTHFLFGTGTTGTMISGETNLPVATFKSGPLGGDQQIGSRIIEGDIDFIVFFWDPLEAQPHDPDVKALLRIAVLYDIPCAMNIATADFLFTSELMKEEYEREIIDYGNRIRREF
- a CDS encoding response regulator transcription factor, whose product is MAKKVLVVDDEKLIVKGIKFSLEQDSMEVDVAYDGETALELVKENSYDLLVLDLMLPKIDGLNVCQQIREFSTLPIIMLTAKGEDMDKIMGLEYGADDYMTKPFNILELKARIKAVLRRTHAKETEKDNHGLQIGSLKLDFDSRRVFVEEKEINLTAKEFDLLELLAMNPGKVYSREKLLDVVWGYDYPGDVRTVDVHVRRLREKIEPNPSDPMYIYTKWGVGYYFKD
- a CDS encoding DmpA family aminopeptidase, whose protein sequence is MQSRRRIRDYGIKIGELKTGVRNAITDVQGVKVGHVTLLDEAKKTGVTAVLPHEGNIFKEKVFAASHVINGFGKSTGLVQIEELGTLETPIILTNTLSVGMAFDSLVDYMLETNEDIGDTTGTVNPVICECNDGRINDIRGKHIKKEHIFKAILSADVDFEEGAVGAGTGMCCYGLKGGIGTSSRDIELDNGNFTVGVLALTNFGEKKDLLVDGEPIGREIICMDQALINEEDRGSVIIIIATDLPMTHRQLKRMCKRAVVGLSRTGSYISNGSGDVVLGFTTKNRMNHYTNDPLMPLDMLHENYMDYVFRGVKEATEESVLNALVTSDAMVDRKGIQRESLSQYMK
- a CDS encoding MurR/RpiR family transcriptional regulator — its product is MGGSFFQRYEQYGRQLTKKQKQLAEYVAKNYKTAVFLSSIELGKKVGTSEATVIRLANALGYSGYLEMVKEIREYVKEEITTIDKLERFGMRLNDESTKSIVMANNIKIIKSVSSVLPDEIINKVISDIESHNKIIITGFESSAGMAEYFGYNLTRIIPNVNIVTHNHGNILNVVKNCDEDSFVIALSFPRYSKHVVQLTKMFKENGSKVFGITDSILSPIRPFSDYNVIIPVHEEYTFNLDVSVGVMTILQTIIMEYAATHHEQVEENLNVLEKYNDEYGLFYKS
- a CDS encoding ABC transporter ATP-binding protein, coding for MIRVENLTKEFKNYTRGKGLKGTVKSLFHRDYTLTKAVDQVSFDIDEGEIIGYIGANGAGKSTTIKMMTGILVPSSGACIVNGKVPYDNRIDNAKNIGVVFGQKTQLWWDLPLGETYSILKEIYEVSDEDYQERLNYFKEVLEIDQFMDKTVRTLSLGQRMRADLAAAMLHNPKVLYLDEPTIGLDVVVKERIRTAIKDMNQKYKTTIILTTHDMSDIEELCNRIIIIDKGKIIYDGEIEKIKKEYGYTRTVTIEIRESIGDEEVLANLNQVFNLSEENLNASKEENVIKITFNREKISVSEIMGYMLKKVNVIDFSISETDIEEIVKKLYIEA